Within Cloacibacillus sp., the genomic segment ATGCCGGCCGCCGCGAAAAAGCTTGGCGCCAAGACCTACGTCCACATATCATTCCCGAGGCACATGAGCTACGAACTGCTCTCCCGCAGACGCAAAATAATGGAGGCCGCCTGCAAAGACCTGGGCCTCAAATTCGTCTTTGAAACCGCGCCCGACCCCACAAGCGACGTAGGCGTGGCCGGAGCGCAGCAGTACGTTCTTGAAAAAACCCCGGCGTGGCTCCAGAAATACGGGAAAAATACAGCCTTCTTCAGCACCAACGACGCTCAGGTGGAGCCGCTCCTCAAAAAAATAACCGAGCTGGGCGGTTTCTACGTCCAGACCGACTCTCCGCTTCAGGGCTACGCCGGAGCGCTTGGGATAGATCTGAAAAAAGAAAAGGGCAACTGGCCCGCCATACTTGGCAAAATAGAAAAAACAGTAGTAAATAAAAGCGCCTCAGGACGCCTCGCCACATGGGCCTACCCGTCAGGCTACAGCATCACAGCGGCGCTTGGTGAATATGGCAAGCGCGTAGTTGAAAAGAAGGCGAAGCTGGGTAGACAGTCCGACGTAATGAAAGCCTTCGCCGCCTTCTCGCCGGGCCTTGCGTGGAACAGCAGCGCCTACACCGACGCCGCAACAGGCGTAAAGATGAAGAACTTCCTGCTCATCTACCAGGACACCTACGTCTTTGGCAAAGGCCCCCTCGGCATGAACAAAATAAAGGTTCCCGAAAAATATTACAAAATCAAGTAACCGATAAAAGACAAAACGGCGGAGGCGCGCGAAAACCGCGCGGAAATTCCTCCGCCGATTCTCCACGGCGGGGTTGACAAAAAAATAAAATCCTGTAGAATACTTTCCTGTAATGCCGCTGTCGCCGCGGCGGTTTCAAGCAAGTGGTAGAATGGCCGAGTGGTCAAAGGCAACAGACTGTAAATCTGTCGGCGAGAGCCTACGCTAGTTCGAACCTAGCTTCTACCACCATTTTTGTGTCCAAATGCCCTTACCGCATTTAAAAAGACAGGCCGACTTAGCTCAGTAGGTAGAGCACATCCATGGTAAGGATGGGGTCCCCGGTCCGAGTCCGGGAGTCGGCTCCATATAATATACCATCACAGGGTCTTTGTTAGTTTTGGCGAAGGCTCTGTTTGCTTTTTATAGCCGTGTGCTGTCTCTTAATTCGGAAGGTGCGCTGGATCGCGGCGTGTTGGATGTAAAATTATAAAAAGAGCCTCTAAACCTGGATTTCACTTAGGTTTAGAGGCTCTTTGACTGCAAGTGTTTTTCGTCGTTTTAAAACAGGCGTTTTCTCCACAGTATCCATGTGGCTACGATTGTGAAGCCTATCGAGAGGGCGCAGACTATGATGAAGCCCAGCGGGTGACCCTCCCACGGGACGGGGACGTTCATTCCGAAGAAGCTGGCGACCATTGTCGGGATGGCCAGCACTATCGTTATGGAAGCCAAGAATTTCATTACTATGTTAAGGTTGTTGGAGATGACGGAGGCGAATGCGTCCATCATGCCGGCGAGGACGTCCGTCTGGATCT encodes:
- a CDS encoding DUF3798 domain-containing protein, translated to MKKLLLLAALLLFAALPAHADAPFHIGVVTGTVSQGEDNVRGAERLIAMYKDASKGGMIKHVTYPDNFGAEMETVISQIAGLADDPKMKVVVVMEGVPGTAEAFRRIKEKRKDILCFTGQPQEDPNVIGAVADLVVNSDNLAMGYIMPAAAKKLGAKTYVHISFPRHMSYELLSRRRKIMEAACKDLGLKFVFETAPDPTSDVGVAGAQQYVLEKTPAWLQKYGKNTAFFSTNDAQVEPLLKKITELGGFYVQTDSPLQGYAGALGIDLKKEKGNWPAILGKIEKTVVNKSASGRLATWAYPSGYSITAALGEYGKRVVEKKAKLGRQSDVMKAFAAFSPGLAWNSSAYTDAATGVKMKNFLLIYQDTYVFGKGPLGMNKIKVPEKYYKIK